The sequence TATTCGGCCTTGGGCGGCAATGGCAGCTGGTTCATTATCCGATTAACGATCAGATAACCACTCACGGAGACAAGCGCTTTGCAGCGTTCAGGCCATAGAGCCGCCATAATGTCAGCGGTTCGCGCGCCCCAATCGAATCCGGCGACGATTGTCTTTTCGATCCTGAGCGCATCCATCAACGCAATCATATCGACCGCAAAAATGGACTGCTGCCCATTCCGAAACGTTTCAGGTGACAGAAAACGCGTTGTACCAAAGCCGCGCAGATAGGGCATGATTACCCGGTACCCTTTTGATACCAGTAAAGGGGCTACATCGGCGAAGCTATGAATATCGTAGGGCCAACCATGCAGGAGTAGAACGACTGGCCCGGTAGCAGGTCCGACTTCGACGTAACCAATAGTCAGTACGCCCGCATTTATCTGCCTGATGGGGCCAAATTGTGCGTCTGATCTTTGCTGATTCGTCTTAGGCCCTATTGGTTTTACACCTTCAGATTGTGCATTCGCAGCACGAAACAAGCCGAACTGAGTGGCGGCAAGGGTCAAGACTGAAGTACATAAAAAGTGGCGACGGTCAACTTTGGCTTGATTTTCCATTTGACAATTGTTACTAAGTTTAATTCTGATCAAACTTATTCCTTTCGTCAAACCGGAAACAGCGTTTCAGGGGCTAACCGGGCATTTTGATCGGCCAGTTGGACAGTTTTACTGTCCAGTTGCCAGTGAGTGTTTTTGATAATCGAACTTTAGGGTCTGTTAGAGTCTCAATTGCTACATAACAATTATCGGTTTTCGAGCCAGCTTAAAAAAGTTGGTGCTTTTTCCTTATTGATCAGCAATTTATCGGGCGTCGGAATAACCAGTTTTACGTATAGTTTACGCATAAAATAATGTTCTACTTCTTTTACTGCGCTAAAATTGACGATATACTGTCTGTTCAATCGGAAGAACTGACTGGGTGATAATAGACTGCTGATCTGATCGAGCGACTGATTGACCGTGTACTCCTGTAGATCGAAGCACTTGATCGTAGACAGTTCGTTCCTGATATAAAAGAAAGCGATACTATCTGTCGCAATGGTGATGTATTTATTGTTTTTAAATACCAGGAAACTCTTTTTGCCGGTGGGCGGTGTCAATTGAGCCAACAGGTCATTTAGGCCAGTTATGGCACTCTGCTGGAAAAAAGAACGCAGTTCATCCACTTTCCTGAAGGCGTCGATGATATCATTTTTTGAAAATGGTTTTAGAACATAATCAACGCTATTGGCTTTAAAGGCTTCCAGCGAATATTCGTCAAATGCAGTACAAAAAATAATGGGGCACGAAATTTTAACTGTCTTAAAAATCTCGAAACATAATCCATCCGACAGTTGGATATCCATAAAGATGAGGTCAGGCTGCTTGTTTTCAGTCAGGTACTTCACCGAACTTTCAATACTCTGAAGCTTTGCAATTACTTTGGCCTCTGGTCTTACTTCTGTTATGATCGTTTCAAGGGATCGTGCCGCCTTTACTTCGTCTTCAATGATGATGATGTTCATGAATGATGGGGAGTTTTATTTTGAAGGTATTATCGTGTGTTATGACCTCTATCTGCCTGTCCAACAGGTGACTATACCTCTGTTTGATATTTTGAAGCCCAACGCCTAATGAAGACTCCTCACTTCTTTTTAGTTGAAGCTGGTTCTCAAGAACGAGTGCATCATTCTCGGTATACAGTTTAATCTGCAATGGCCGTTCCAGCGATACGATATTGTGTTTAATGCAATTTTCGATCAGTAACTGCAAAGTAAACGGAGGTATAAGCGTGTTTAGATAGTCTTTCTGAACGGTATTGGTAAATATAAAACCTTCCTCAAACCGTGCTTTCAACAGAAAGTTATAAGCCTCTACGATTTCCAGCTCTTCCGATAAATGGATCAGGTCTAATTTGCGGCTCTCCAGGGTAAATCGATAGAAATTCGCCAGTTTCAGAATAAAATCCACCGAGTTTTTATCCCCACTTTCAACCATAACCTTCAATGTATTCAGGCTATTGAAGAGAAAATGAGGGTTGATCTGCTGTTTGAGCAATTCGTACTGCGCTCCCAGGTTGTCGGCCGTTGTTCGTTCGAGTTCGATGTTCACCTGCTGATTCCTGTAGTTCTGATAGAGCAGATGCAGGAGCATGTAAAAAACCAGGTTAATAAGTATTCCCCTCACCTCAACCATCAGCATCACGGGTCCGAAATTGATATGAGCCAACAGGAGTTGCTGGAGGGAAGCTAATCCCAACATAACCACCATACCAACTAACAGGCTGCTTAATAGCCGATAGTAGGAAATGGTCCTGTTGCCGTATTGTGAGTAGTGTTTGGGTAGCGTGTATAGGTTATAATACCACACAAAAAGAGAAAACAGACTGGTAATGGCCGAGTTGACCGCTGCTTCCGCAGCGTTGAAATGTCGCTCAGCTATCTGAGGTACGGATGATAACAAACCCAGGAAAATCGAACTGACCCATATGATTCCAGGAGAGATTTTAAAGTTTGTATTTCTCATTGACTAATAAATTGGGAGTACAAAACCAGCCAGCACAAAGCTTATCTTCCTCGCTCATTTAAGCAAGAACGATTTATGTAGAATTCTGTGATCAAGCACAACCGTTGCGTTCACTATAAGCCAGCTCCGGCTAAAAAATAGCCTGCCGTGTTGTAACGGCAGGCCATCTAGTCAGGCTGATTTGGTTTACAGCAGATTGATAACAACGTTAATATTGCCTCGGGTAAGTTTCGAGTAGGGACAGGTTTGATGCGCCGTTTTCACCAATGTCTGAGCAACGTCACTGTCCAATCCGGGTAAGCTCACAGTAAGGCGAGCCTGAAGTAAGTAAGCTCCAGCCGTGTTAGCCAGGTCAACTTCCGCATCGATGGCGAGGTCAGCTGGGAGTTTAATCTTCATGTCGCGGGCCGCAATCCCCATCGCTCCTTCGAAACATGCCGACCAGCCAGCAGCGAATAGTTGCTCGGGATTGGTACCAATGCCCGGTGTTCCCGGCGATGAGAGCTTAACGTCCAGTCGTCCATCCGAGCTTC comes from Spirosoma aureum and encodes:
- a CDS encoding sensor histidine kinase gives rise to the protein MRNTNFKISPGIIWVSSIFLGLLSSVPQIAERHFNAAEAAVNSAITSLFSLFVWYYNLYTLPKHYSQYGNRTISYYRLLSSLLVGMVVMLGLASLQQLLLAHINFGPVMLMVEVRGILINLVFYMLLHLLYQNYRNQQVNIELERTTADNLGAQYELLKQQINPHFLFNSLNTLKVMVESGDKNSVDFILKLANFYRFTLESRKLDLIHLSEELEIVEAYNFLLKARFEEGFIFTNTVQKDYLNTLIPPFTLQLLIENCIKHNIVSLERPLQIKLYTENDALVLENQLQLKRSEESSLGVGLQNIKQRYSHLLDRQIEVITHDNTFKIKLPIIHEHHHH
- a CDS encoding LytR/AlgR family response regulator transcription factor translates to MNIIIIEDEVKAARSLETIITEVRPEAKVIAKLQSIESSVKYLTENKQPDLIFMDIQLSDGLCFEIFKTVKISCPIIFCTAFDEYSLEAFKANSVDYVLKPFSKNDIIDAFRKVDELRSFFQQSAITGLNDLLAQLTPPTGKKSFLVFKNNKYITIATDSIAFFYIRNELSTIKCFDLQEYTVNQSLDQISSLLSPSQFFRLNRQYIVNFSAVKEVEHYFMRKLYVKLVIPTPDKLLINKEKAPTFLSWLENR
- a CDS encoding alpha/beta fold hydrolase; the encoded protein is MENQAKVDRRHFLCTSVLTLAATQFGLFRAANAQSEGVKPIGPKTNQQRSDAQFGPIRQINAGVLTIGYVEVGPATGPVVLLLHGWPYDIHSFADVAPLLVSKGYRVIMPYLRGFGTTRFLSPETFRNGQQSIFAVDMIALMDALRIEKTIVAGFDWGARTADIMAALWPERCKALVSVSGYLIVNRIMNQLPLPPKAEYGWWYQYYFTTERGKLGYSENRYEFNKLIWKNASPKWDFDEATFKRTATSFDNPDHVAIVIHNYRWRLSMAEGESNYDDLESRLSAGPVISVPTITIASDFDGAAADGASYKKKFTGKYSHRILKDIGHNVPQEAPKAFAKAIFDVDGY
- a CDS encoding organic hydroperoxide resistance protein, giving the protein METNDLEVLILNSTKIFEEININEVGKVLYTGKTHTTGGRDGASRSSDGRLDVKLSSPGTPGIGTNPEQLFAAGWSACFEGAMGIAARDMKIKLPADLAIDAEVDLANTAGAYLLQARLTVSLPGLDSDVAQTLVKTAHQTCPYSKLTRGNINVVINLL